The Campylobacter vicugnae DNA window AAGTGCGCAAAATGAAGAAATTAATACTAAACGAAATAAACAATTTATAGTTTATTTTACTGATGAAGAATTGAAAAATTTAAAGAATACTGCAAAGTCTATAGGAATGCCAACAAGCACATATATTAGATTTAAATTGTTTTCGTGAATTAATATGAATAAACTATTATTTAAATAGTATATAGCTATAAAAATAATAGTTTAAAACTATTTTCATTCTTTTTAAAAATTCAT harbors:
- a CDS encoding plasmid mobilization protein, with translation MGFKKMSTKEDEFVNSARGETSAQNEEINTKRNKQFIVYFTDEELKNLKNTAKSIGMPTSTYIRFKLFS